The genomic segment GGATCGGAGTCACGGAATTCCTGCGCGAGCACGGCGCTGAAGTTGCCGCCTGCACTGTCGCCGCCGATCGCGACCCGGCGTGGATCGCCGCCGAGCTCCGCGGCGTTGTCGAACGTCCAGCGAAGCGCCGCGCGGGCGTCGTCGAGCCCGGCGGGGAAGGGATCCTCCGGAGCGAGCCGGTAGTCGCTCGTCACGACGACGCAGCCCGCGCCTTCGCACAGGATCCGGCACTGCCAGTCGTAGCCCTCGAGGTCGCCGATCGTGAACCCGCCGCCGTGGACGAAGAGCAGCGTCGGCCACGGGCCCTCGCCCTGCGGACGGTAGATCCGCGCGTCGCGCTCACCGTCGCCGCCCGGGACCGTTGTCTCCTCGACGGATCCGACCTCGAGCGGGCGGTTCATCGCGATGCCGGCGAAGACGTTGCGAAGCATCTCGCGCCCCTGCTCGGGGCCGAGCGTCGCGAGGCTCGGCCCGCCCTCGATCTGGGACAGCAGGGCTCCGAGTTGCGGATCGACGCTCATCGGCGCCACCCTAGTCAGCGCGGGGCGCCGGC from the Thermoleophilia bacterium SCSIO 60948 genome contains:
- a CDS encoding alpha/beta hydrolase, which encodes MSVDPQLGALLSQIEGGPSLATLGPEQGREMLRNVFAGIAMNRPLEVGSVEETTVPGGDGERDARIYRPQGEGPWPTLLFVHGGGFTIGDLEGYDWQCRILCEGAGCVVVTSDYRLAPEDPFPAGLDDARAALRWTFDNAAELGGDPRRVAIGGDSAGGNFSAVLAQEFRDSDPGLIAQLLIYPATNMTHTEDDAPASMTENAEGYFLTLEDMVWFQEQYLAADADPADPRLSPALADDLSGLAPAVVATAGYDPLRDDGQAYAEALAAAGNEVRDLRFESMIHGFFALGPISDGAEAASQEMIAAFRGLIHPS